From Microcystis aeruginosa NIES-2549, a single genomic window includes:
- the clpB gene encoding ATP-dependent chaperone ClpB, with translation MQPTNPQQFTEKAWEAIVKTQDIAKQHSQQHIESEHLMKALLEQEGLAGSIFSKANISLARLRDRTDDFIRRQPKISNPGDSIYLGRSLDSLLDRAENYRREFGDDFISIEHLILGYAKDDRFGKNIFQEFGLTENKLKEIIQQVRGSQKVTDQNPEGKYEALEKYGRDLTQLAREGKLDPVIGRDDEIRRTIQILSRRTKNNPVLIGEPGVGKTAIVEGLAQRIINRDVPESLLDRTLISLDLGGLIAGAKYRGEFEERLKAVLKEVTESQGNIIMFIDEIHTVVGAGATQGAMDAGNLLKPMLARGELRCIGATTLDEYRKYIEKDAALERRFQEVLVDEPNVVDTISILRGLKERYEVHHGVKIADNALVAAALLSNRYISDRFLPDKAIDLVDEAAAKLKMEITSKPEELDEIDRKILQLEMEKLSLQREYDPASRERLEKLEKELANLKEEQSGLNAQWQGEKEIIDKVRGVKEAIEQVNLKIQQLERDPNVDLGKMGELRYGKIPELQNQLKELETQLADKQTTGKSLLREEVLESDIAEIISKWTGIPLNKLIESEKEKLLNLEEELHESVIGQEEAVTAVAEAIQRSRAGLSDPNRPTASFIFLGPTGVGKTELAKALARNLFDTEEALVRIDMSEYMEKHSVSRLMGAPPGYVGYDEGGQLTEAIRRRPYSVILFDEIEKAHPDVFNVMLQILDDGRLTDSQGHLVDFKNTIIIMTSNIGSQYILDVAGDESRYEEMQSRVMEAMRNSFRPEFLNRIDETIIFHSLQKVQLRSIVKLQIANLSDRLMEQKLALKFADIALDYLAEIGYDPVYGARPLKRAVQRYVETPIAKAILRGEFKGGDTIFVDVADERLTFKRLASPVVTA, from the coding sequence ATGCAGCCAACCAATCCACAACAATTTACGGAAAAAGCTTGGGAGGCAATCGTCAAAACGCAGGACATTGCCAAACAGCACAGCCAGCAACACATCGAAAGCGAACATCTCATGAAAGCCCTTCTCGAACAGGAGGGATTAGCGGGCAGTATCTTTAGTAAAGCTAATATTAGTCTAGCCCGTTTGCGGGATCGAACCGATGACTTTATCCGTCGTCAACCGAAAATATCTAACCCCGGCGACTCGATTTATTTAGGTCGTAGTTTAGATAGTTTACTCGATCGAGCGGAAAATTATCGTCGAGAATTTGGAGATGACTTTATCTCGATCGAGCATTTAATTTTAGGTTACGCTAAAGATGATCGCTTCGGTAAAAATATTTTTCAAGAATTCGGACTTACCGAAAACAAACTCAAAGAAATTATTCAACAAGTCAGAGGTAGTCAAAAAGTGACCGATCAGAATCCAGAAGGCAAATACGAAGCCCTAGAAAAATACGGACGGGATCTGACCCAATTGGCACGGGAAGGTAAATTAGACCCCGTAATTGGACGGGATGACGAAATCCGTCGCACCATTCAGATTCTCTCGCGTCGGACTAAAAATAACCCGGTTTTAATCGGAGAACCGGGAGTAGGAAAAACGGCCATTGTCGAAGGATTAGCCCAGCGGATTATTAACCGTGATGTGCCAGAATCTCTATTAGATCGGACTCTTATTTCTCTCGATTTAGGTGGCTTAATTGCGGGAGCAAAATATCGCGGGGAATTTGAGGAAAGATTAAAAGCTGTCCTCAAGGAAGTCACCGAGTCCCAAGGCAATATCATCATGTTTATTGACGAAATTCATACCGTTGTCGGTGCGGGAGCCACTCAAGGGGCAATGGATGCGGGCAATTTATTAAAACCAATGTTAGCCCGGGGTGAATTACGTTGTATTGGGGCCACTACCCTCGATGAGTACCGCAAATATATCGAAAAAGATGCGGCGTTAGAAAGACGTTTTCAAGAGGTTTTAGTGGATGAACCAAATGTGGTCGATACTATTTCGATTCTTCGCGGTCTCAAAGAACGTTATGAGGTGCATCATGGGGTGAAAATTGCCGATAATGCTTTAGTGGCAGCGGCGCTGCTTTCTAATCGTTATATTAGCGATCGCTTTTTGCCCGATAAGGCCATTGATTTAGTTGATGAAGCGGCAGCCAAATTGAAGATGGAAATCACTTCTAAACCGGAAGAACTCGATGAAATTGATCGCAAAATTCTCCAGTTAGAAATGGAAAAACTTTCTCTACAAAGGGAATATGATCCAGCTTCGCGAGAACGGTTAGAAAAGTTAGAAAAAGAACTGGCTAACCTCAAGGAAGAACAATCGGGATTAAATGCCCAATGGCAAGGGGAAAAAGAGATTATCGATAAAGTTCGTGGGGTTAAAGAAGCGATCGAACAAGTTAATCTCAAAATTCAGCAGTTGGAACGAGATCCTAATGTGGATCTGGGTAAAATGGGTGAGTTGCGCTATGGTAAAATTCCCGAACTTCAGAATCAACTCAAAGAACTAGAAACTCAATTGGCCGACAAACAAACCACCGGCAAAAGTTTATTAAGGGAAGAAGTTCTCGAATCGGATATCGCCGAAATTATCTCGAAATGGACGGGAATTCCTCTCAATAAATTAATCGAATCGGAAAAAGAAAAACTCCTCAATCTGGAAGAGGAATTACACGAAAGTGTCATCGGTCAAGAGGAAGCGGTCACAGCCGTAGCCGAAGCGATTCAACGTTCCCGCGCCGGTTTATCGGATCCCAACCGTCCCACGGCCAGCTTTATTTTCCTCGGTCCGACGGGTGTTGGTAAGACAGAATTGGCGAAAGCTTTAGCTCGCAATCTCTTTGACACCGAAGAGGCTCTAGTTCGCATCGATATGTCGGAATACATGGAAAAACACAGCGTTTCCCGTCTCATGGGTGCGCCTCCGGGATACGTCGGCTACGATGAAGGGGGACAATTAACCGAGGCAATCCGGCGTCGTCCCTACTCTGTCATCCTTTTTGATGAGATTGAAAAAGCCCACCCCGACGTTTTTAACGTTATGTTACAAATCCTTGACGATGGGCGCTTAACCGACTCTCAAGGTCATCTGGTTGATTTCAAAAATACCATCATTATTATGACCAGTAATATCGGTTCTCAATACATTTTAGACGTGGCCGGTGATGAGTCTCGTTACGAGGAAATGCAGTCCAGGGTGATGGAAGCAATGCGGAATAGTTTCCGTCCCGAATTCCTCAATCGTATCGATGAAACGATCATTTTCCATAGTTTACAAAAAGTGCAACTGCGATCGATTGTCAAACTACAGATAGCCAATCTCAGCGATCGCTTGATGGAACAAAAATTAGCCCTGAAATTTGCCGATATTGCCCTCGATTATCTAGCAGAAATTGGTTACGATCCAGTGTACGGTGCGCGACCCCTAAAACGGGCAGTACAAAGATATGTGGAAACTCCGATCGCTAAGGCAATTCTGCGCGGCGAATTCAAAGGGGGAGACACGATTTTTGTCGATGTGGCCGATGAAAGATTGACCTTTAAACGGTTAGCTTCCCCGGTAGTAACTGCTTAA
- the lgt gene encoding prolipoprotein diacylglyceryl transferase, with translation MLLGFVFQSPGPVLWEIGPISVRWYGFLIAMAVLLGVTLSQYLAQKRAINPDLIADLAIWLVVGAIPAARLYYVLFQWQEYAQNPADIIAIWKGGIAIHGAIIGGLLAALIFARINRVSLWQLLDLVAPSVILGQAIGRWGNFFNSEAFGSPTNLPWRLFIPPASRPLKYIAVDYFHPTFLYESLWNLAVFALLIYLFFWGLKYPSKLKIGTLTLVYFIAYSLGRFWIEGLRTDSLMFGPLKMAQIISLGAIAVGLFGLFWLYKLQRPLPDVVATVGYNQKLP, from the coding sequence ATGCTCTTAGGTTTTGTCTTTCAGTCTCCCGGCCCCGTCCTCTGGGAGATTGGACCGATTTCGGTGCGCTGGTATGGATTTCTGATTGCTATGGCGGTATTATTGGGTGTCACCCTCTCCCAGTACCTCGCCCAAAAAAGAGCGATCAATCCCGATTTAATCGCTGATTTGGCCATTTGGTTAGTAGTAGGGGCCATACCTGCAGCCCGTCTGTACTATGTTCTGTTTCAGTGGCAAGAATACGCGCAAAATCCTGCTGATATTATCGCCATTTGGAAGGGAGGTATCGCTATTCACGGGGCAATTATCGGGGGTTTGCTGGCAGCCCTAATCTTTGCTCGCATTAATCGGGTTTCTCTTTGGCAATTACTCGATCTGGTGGCCCCTTCCGTCATTCTCGGTCAAGCGATCGGACGTTGGGGTAACTTTTTTAATTCGGAAGCTTTTGGCAGTCCGACTAATTTACCCTGGCGGTTGTTTATTCCTCCGGCTAGTCGTCCTTTGAAATATATCGCCGTCGATTATTTTCATCCCACCTTTCTCTACGAATCTCTCTGGAATCTGGCAGTTTTTGCCCTACTCATCTATCTATTTTTTTGGGGTTTAAAATACCCTAGTAAATTAAAAATTGGCACCCTTACCCTAGTTTATTTTATTGCCTACAGTCTAGGTAGATTCTGGATCGAGGGGCTACGCACTGATAGTTTAATGTTTGGTCCTTTGAAAATGGCGCAAATAATTAGTTTAGGAGCGATTGCTGTCGGTCTTTTCGGTTTATTCTGGTTATATAAACTCCAGCGTCCTTTACCGGATGTGGTGGCGACTGTCGGTTATAATCAAAAGTTACCCTAG
- a CDS encoding branched-chain amino acid ABC transporter permease — MDLVTIFQQVLNGLSIGSVYAIFALGYTLIFSILGIINFAHGAIFTLGAYFTYALAGGVFGFNGLLANAKLPFSLPFFLALLLGCILSGFTSVILERLAFKPLRVRGSDSLLTLVSSLGAAVVIVNVIQYLVGAEIYTFPDDIYGNLPPAINFGTADRPVAIRTIQIIIFLVSAVMVALLTYWVNFTKMGKALQAVAEDVTTASLLGINPEKFIVITFFISGALAGLAGTLVGSSVSIAGPYFGIAFGLKGLGVIVLGGLGSIPGAVIGGLLLGIAEAFVPAEYSGYREAIAFAILFIMLLVRPQGLLGRKLIEKV, encoded by the coding sequence ATGGATTTAGTAACGATTTTTCAACAGGTTTTAAACGGTTTATCGATCGGTAGTGTCTATGCTATTTTTGCCCTTGGTTACACTTTGATTTTTTCCATTCTAGGTATTATCAATTTTGCCCATGGCGCAATTTTTACTCTCGGGGCCTATTTTACCTACGCTCTAGCGGGGGGAGTTTTCGGTTTTAATGGTTTATTGGCTAATGCCAAATTACCCTTTTCCTTACCCTTTTTTTTAGCACTCTTGCTAGGCTGTATCCTTTCAGGTTTCACCTCGGTTATTCTGGAAAGATTGGCCTTTAAACCCCTCCGGGTAAGGGGTTCCGATTCTCTCTTAACTTTGGTTTCTAGCCTAGGGGCAGCCGTGGTGATTGTCAATGTTATTCAATACTTAGTCGGGGCAGAAATTTATACTTTTCCCGATGATATCTATGGCAATCTTCCCCCCGCAATTAATTTCGGTACAGCTGATCGCCCCGTGGCAATTCGCACAATTCAGATTATTATTTTTCTGGTTTCAGCAGTTATGGTGGCTTTACTAACTTATTGGGTTAATTTTACCAAAATGGGCAAAGCTTTACAAGCGGTAGCTGAAGATGTCACCACGGCCAGTTTGTTGGGGATCAATCCCGAAAAGTTTATCGTGATTACCTTTTTTATCAGTGGTGCCTTGGCAGGTTTAGCAGGAACTTTAGTCGGTTCTAGTGTTAGTATTGCTGGACCCTATTTCGGCATTGCTTTCGGATTAAAAGGTTTAGGAGTGATCGTTTTAGGGGGATTGGGAAGTATCCCCGGAGCGGTCATCGGTGGTTTATTATTGGGTATTGCAGAAGCTTTTGTTCCCGCAGAATATTCCGGTTATCGAGAGGCGATCGCTTTTGCTATTCTCTTTATTATGTTGTTAGTTCGTCCCCAGGGTTTACTAGGCAGAAAGTTAATTGAAAAAGTCTAA
- a CDS encoding Gfo/Idh/MocA family protein has translation MPLMTSHRSLKIGIVGTGFAAQRRAESLQADDRAQLLYVSGNSPESIANFSQKYQISALDSALSLASHPDLDLIVIANVNQAHASIARTALKSGKHVIVEYPLAFHPAAAAELITLAETENKLLHVEHIELLGGLHQTQQQYLAGLGNIHLARYTTIVPGRPAPRRWTFHRDLFGFPLIAALSRIHRFTNLFGEVESVSCHCRYWNAPESDYFLACLCEAQLLFKNGLIAEVTYGKGEVFWQNERTFTIHGEGGSLIFEGEKGQLINSEGSQALEVETRRGLFAKDTAMVLDYLFDRVPLYVTPQASLYALEVAYAAYQSSLSGKTVFLSAN, from the coding sequence ATGCCCCTGATGACTTCTCATCGTTCCCTAAAAATTGGTATAGTTGGCACAGGGTTCGCCGCTCAACGTCGCGCTGAAAGCTTGCAAGCCGATGATCGCGCCCAGCTTCTGTATGTTAGCGGTAATAGTCCCGAATCGATCGCTAATTTCTCGCAAAAATACCAAATTTCTGCCCTAGATTCGGCACTAAGCCTGGCCAGCCATCCCGATCTCGATCTGATTGTCATTGCCAACGTTAATCAGGCCCATGCCTCGATCGCCCGTACTGCCTTAAAATCCGGTAAGCACGTTATCGTCGAGTATCCCCTGGCTTTTCACCCGGCAGCGGCAGCAGAATTAATCACCCTAGCCGAAACCGAGAACAAATTACTGCACGTCGAACATATTGAGCTTTTGGGGGGACTGCATCAAACCCAACAGCAATATTTAGCCGGCCTTGGCAATATCCACCTAGCCCGTTATACCACGATCGTCCCAGGCAGACCAGCACCCCGGCGCTGGACATTTCATCGGGATTTATTCGGTTTTCCTTTGATTGCAGCCCTTTCTCGTATCCATCGCTTTACTAATTTATTTGGGGAAGTGGAGTCCGTATCCTGTCATTGTCGTTATTGGAATGCTCCAGAATCCGATTATTTTCTGGCCTGTTTGTGTGAGGCGCAGTTATTATTTAAAAATGGCTTAATTGCTGAAGTTACCTACGGTAAAGGCGAAGTTTTTTGGCAAAATGAGCGAACTTTCACTATTCATGGTGAGGGGGGTAGCTTAATTTTTGAAGGGGAAAAAGGGCAGTTAATTAATAGTGAAGGTAGCCAAGCTTTAGAAGTGGAAACCCGTCGCGGTCTTTTTGCCAAAGATACCGCTATGGTGCTAGATTATCTCTTCGATCGGGTTCCTCTCTATGTTACTCCCCAAGCCAGTCTTTATGCCCTAGAAGTGGCATACGCTGCCTATCAATCTTCCTTGTCGGGAAAAACAGTTTTTCTCTCGGCCAATTAA
- a CDS encoding DUF721 domain-containing protein — protein sequence MSLHSLDKILAAITQQGGWEEYRHYDQVLQLWPKIINPRLLEQTRPFSLNRGVLSVATSSAALAQELSLQRYSLLKRLNSQLETPLSDIRFSAARWQQDSQLIPPEAIAPNSLRDHPSYVTPEKPPENPQQPDSLESWSQKIVHRTRSWPICPRCQSPTPSGELERWQCCAFCFAQSGGVKD from the coding sequence ATGTCTTTACATTCTCTTGACAAAATTTTGGCGGCTATTACTCAACAGGGGGGTTGGGAAGAATATCGCCACTATGATCAAGTGCTGCAATTATGGCCAAAAATTATTAATCCCCGTCTGCTCGAGCAAACCCGGCCTTTTTCCCTCAATCGTGGGGTTTTATCGGTGGCTACCAGTAGCGCCGCTTTAGCACAGGAATTGTCTTTACAACGCTATAGCTTATTAAAACGGCTTAATAGTCAGTTAGAGACTCCCCTGAGCGATATCCGCTTTTCTGCTGCCCGTTGGCAGCAAGATAGTCAGTTAATTCCCCCAGAAGCGATCGCGCCTAATTCCCTGAGAGATCATCCTAGTTATGTCACCCCGGAAAAACCGCCGGAAAATCCCCAGCAACCGGACAGTTTAGAGAGTTGGAGCCAGAAAATAGTTCACCGGACCCGATCTTGGCCGATTTGTCCTCGTTGTCAGTCTCCCACTCCCTCAGGAGAGCTTGAGCGTTGGCAATGTTGTGCTTTTTGTTTTGCCCAGTCGGGCGGTGTAAAAGATTAA
- a CDS encoding PspA/IM30 family protein, whose translation MGLLDRMGQAIRAQVNSLIQENQDPEKLLEKAILEMEGELIQMRQALAAAVATQKRTERQRQQQEKAAQTWHERAQLALHHGNEELARQALSQWQTYQSQIAPLQTSLQQQTAIIQKLKKELLTIERKYAEMKAQKSLYVARLRSASASQKAQEIMGSLNSSQMGTIFEKLEAKVLEAESQADLIGYKDPLERQFQDLEGQKQIEAELLKLKQENLDG comes from the coding sequence ATGGGTTTGTTAGATCGCATGGGCCAAGCAATTCGCGCCCAAGTCAATAGTCTGATTCAGGAAAATCAAGATCCAGAAAAACTGCTGGAAAAGGCGATCTTGGAGATGGAAGGGGAATTGATCCAAATGCGACAAGCCCTGGCGGCAGCCGTCGCTACCCAGAAACGCACCGAGCGCCAACGACAACAACAGGAAAAAGCCGCCCAAACTTGGCACGAACGCGCCCAATTAGCCCTACATCACGGTAACGAGGAACTCGCCCGCCAAGCTCTCAGCCAATGGCAAACCTATCAAAGTCAGATCGCCCCCCTACAAACCTCCCTGCAACAACAGACGGCTATTATACAAAAATTAAAGAAAGAACTCTTGACAATTGAACGCAAATATGCTGAGATGAAAGCACAGAAAAGCCTTTATGTGGCCAGATTGCGATCGGCGAGCGCCAGTCAAAAAGCCCAAGAAATTATGGGCAGTTTGAACAGCAGTCAGATGGGGACTATTTTCGAGAAATTAGAAGCAAAAGTCTTAGAAGCCGAATCCCAAGCCGATTTAATCGGGTATAAAGACCCCTTAGAGCGACAATTCCAAGATTTGGAGGGACAAAAACAAATTGAAGCGGAATTACTCAAGTTAAAACAAGAAAACTTGGATGGGTGA
- a CDS encoding PspA/IM30 family protein, with product MGLFDRLSRVVRANLNDMVSKAEDPEKMLEQAVSEMQEDLVQVRQAVARAIAEQRQTEQKYSKDQSEANKWEQRAKLALSKGDENLAREALKRKKDCTETAAILKNQLDQQTVQVDSLRKNLIALESKISEAKTKKNMLVARSRAAKANEQVQKTLGSINTSSSVAAFERMEEKVMQLEASSQAYAEITQTGIENQFAALESGSDVEDELALLKAQMSGGALPGTASSQPTLPQATTVRDSVVDAELEELRSKLKEL from the coding sequence ATGGGTTTATTCGATCGCCTTAGCCGAGTTGTCCGAGCTAACCTCAATGATATGGTGAGCAAGGCTGAAGATCCAGAAAAAATGCTGGAACAAGCTGTCAGTGAGATGCAAGAGGATCTAGTACAGGTACGTCAAGCGGTTGCTAGAGCGATCGCTGAACAACGACAAACGGAACAAAAATACAGTAAAGACCAGTCAGAAGCCAATAAATGGGAACAAAGGGCCAAATTAGCCCTTTCTAAAGGGGATGAAAATCTCGCCAGGGAAGCTCTTAAACGCAAGAAAGATTGCACGGAAACCGCCGCCATTCTCAAAAATCAACTGGATCAGCAAACGGTACAGGTAGATAGTCTGAGAAAAAACTTGATCGCGCTCGAAAGTAAGATTTCTGAGGCAAAAACCAAGAAAAATATGTTAGTAGCTCGCTCCAGAGCCGCAAAAGCTAACGAACAAGTCCAAAAAACCCTCGGCAGTATCAATACCAGTAGTTCCGTGGCTGCTTTTGAGCGCATGGAAGAAAAAGTTATGCAGTTAGAAGCTAGTAGTCAAGCTTACGCTGAAATCACTCAGACGGGCATCGAAAATCAATTCGCCGCACTAGAATCAGGTAGCGATGTGGAGGATGAATTAGCACTGCTAAAAGCACAAATGTCCGGGGGAGCATTACCCGGTACAGCTTCTAGTCAACCCACTTTACCCCAAGCAACCACCGTCAGGGATTCGGTAGTGGATGCAGAATTAGAGGAATTGCGATCGAAGTTAAAAGAACTGTAA
- a CDS encoding PspA/IM30 family protein → MRDDLSNLRSSIIEVIALQKRAEQQYNQAQAEVLKWQERVKLALDKGDESLAQEANIKKKHHINTANIIKNQLEKLNIQVDKLKEKLPILERKINEKSIGSIDTIYPSAFERMEAKFMQLESSSQAIGELSPSDMERGFF, encoded by the coding sequence ATGCGGGATGATTTATCTAATTTACGCTCCTCAATTATCGAAGTAATTGCCTTACAAAAAAGAGCCGAGCAACAGTACAACCAAGCACAAGCTGAGGTTTTAAAATGGCAAGAAAGAGTTAAACTCGCCCTAGATAAAGGTGATGAGTCTCTGGCACAAGAAGCTAATATAAAGAAAAAACATCACATTAATACCGCAAATATTATTAAAAATCAACTGGAAAAACTGAATATCCAAGTTGATAAACTGAAAGAAAAATTGCCGATTTTAGAAAGAAAGATTAACGAAAAAAGTATCGGCAGTATAGATACTATTTACCCTTCAGCTTTTGAGCGCATGGAAGCAAAATTTATGCAGTTAGAATCCAGTAGTCAAGCGATTGGTGAATTGAGTCCTAGCGACATGGAACGGGGGTTCTTCTAG
- a CDS encoding Re/Si-specific NAD(P)(+) transhydrogenase subunit alpha — translation MKIGVIKESDQGEARVALVPDTVARLVKAGFEVIVQNGAGISANFADSAYSAVGAALSENSEYIYETADIILKVVPPSDSEIDRLKGGGILIGFLDPLRQPRRIAKLADRGITALSMELIPRSSRAQSMDALSSQANLAGYKAVLLAAVELPKMFPMMTTAAGTIAPAKVLVLGAGVAGLQACATARRLGAVVEAFDIRPQVKEEVQSVGAKFIEMPLEEDTVADNGYAKEVSLSTQERICQALTEPIKRADVVITTAQVPGKQAPLLVTKEMIATMKPGSVIVDLAAEQGGNCAYTQPGREIIENGVKIVGAVNLPATVATNASQMYAKNLQMLLQLLVSKEGSLNLDFADDIIDSACVTHAGEIRNQRIKSALSEQLSAF, via the coding sequence ATGAAAATCGGCGTAATCAAAGAAAGTGACCAAGGCGAGGCGCGGGTGGCGCTAGTGCCGGATACCGTCGCCCGTTTAGTCAAGGCGGGATTTGAGGTAATTGTCCAAAATGGGGCGGGAATTAGCGCTAACTTTGCCGATAGTGCCTATAGTGCCGTGGGTGCTGCCCTGAGCGAAAACAGCGAATATATCTATGAAACTGCCGATATTATTCTCAAAGTCGTCCCTCCTAGCGATAGCGAGATCGATCGCCTGAAAGGTGGCGGTATCCTCATCGGCTTTCTCGATCCCCTGCGTCAACCCCGGCGCATTGCCAAATTAGCCGATCGCGGAATAACCGCTTTGAGCATGGAATTAATTCCCCGCAGTAGTCGCGCCCAGAGCATGGATGCCCTCTCCTCTCAGGCTAACCTCGCCGGTTACAAAGCGGTACTCCTCGCCGCCGTTGAGCTGCCGAAAATGTTCCCGATGATGACTACCGCCGCCGGTACGATCGCCCCCGCCAAAGTGCTGGTATTGGGGGCAGGAGTTGCTGGATTGCAAGCTTGCGCTACCGCCCGCCGTTTGGGGGCAGTGGTGGAGGCTTTTGATATTCGTCCCCAAGTCAAAGAAGAAGTACAGAGTGTCGGGGCGAAATTTATTGAAATGCCCCTAGAAGAAGATACCGTCGCCGATAACGGTTATGCCAAAGAGGTTTCTCTTAGCACACAGGAGCGCATTTGTCAAGCCCTAACGGAACCAATTAAGCGGGCTGATGTGGTGATCACCACGGCCCAAGTACCGGGGAAACAGGCCCCGCTGCTAGTCACCAAAGAAATGATCGCCACCATGAAACCGGGGTCGGTAATCGTTGATTTAGCGGCGGAACAGGGCGGAAATTGCGCCTACACCCAACCGGGACGAGAAATCATCGAAAATGGGGTAAAAATCGTCGGAGCCGTTAATCTTCCTGCCACAGTGGCCACCAATGCCAGCCAGATGTACGCCAAAAACCTGCAAATGCTGCTACAGCTTCTAGTCAGCAAAGAGGGCAGTTTAAACCTCGATTTTGCCGATGACATCATTGATAGTGCCTGTGTCACCCACGCTGGCGAAATCCGCAACCAACGCATTAAATCCGCCCTCAGTGAACAGTTATCAGCTTTTTAG
- a CDS encoding NAD(P) transhydrogenase subunit alpha, with translation MTAQLLTALVVFVLASFVGFEVINKVPPTLHTPLMSGANAISGIAVVGALLIAGGTDWHELTVILGLIAVILAMVNVVGGFVVTDRMLQMFKKKEAKS, from the coding sequence ATGACTGCCCAACTTTTAACCGCTTTAGTGGTATTTGTCCTCGCTTCCTTTGTCGGTTTCGAGGTGATCAATAAAGTCCCTCCCACTCTCCATACACCCCTGATGTCGGGAGCCAATGCAATTTCAGGTATCGCCGTTGTCGGTGCGCTCCTCATCGCCGGAGGCACGGATTGGCACGAATTAACCGTAATTTTAGGGTTAATTGCCGTTATTTTGGCGATGGTTAACGTGGTCGGTGGTTTTGTCGTTACCGATCGAATGCTGCAAATGTTCAAGAAAAAAGAGGCTAAATCATGA
- a CDS encoding NAD(P)(+) transhydrogenase (Re/Si-specific) subunit beta produces MNNALITGIELSYLLAAILFIIGLKQLSSPATARQGNFLAAIGMLIAVIATLINQEILSYGLIAVALVIGSIIGLVSAQKVPMTAMPQMVAIFNGLGGAASALIAMGEYWRLLQSGENIAFDSILIAILGILIGGVTFTGSVLAFAKLQELISGAPVTFPFQQPFNILLLLTFLGGSVYLFFDPTSIDVFLTLVALSLIFGALFVLPIGGGDMPVVISLLNSFSGLAASVVGFILMNSMLIIAGALVGASGIILTQIMCKAMNRSLASVLFGAFGTGASAGGEASATSSLDKSVHAIDSEEGAMMLGYARSVVIVPGYGMAVAQAQHAVRELAEQLEKNGVEVKYAIHPVAGRMPGHMNVLLAEANVPYPQLYDMDDINPEFERVDVALIIGANDVVNPAARHDKASPIYGMPILDVDKAQHTIVIKRSMRSGFAGVENELFYNPKTFMLFGSAQDVVAQLVSQVKDLS; encoded by the coding sequence ATGAATAATGCCCTTATCACAGGGATCGAGTTATCCTATCTACTCGCCGCCATTTTATTTATCATCGGTCTTAAACAATTATCTTCCCCCGCTACCGCCCGTCAAGGCAATTTTCTGGCTGCCATCGGGATGCTAATCGCCGTTATTGCCACCTTAATCAATCAAGAAATCCTCAGCTATGGTTTAATCGCCGTGGCGTTGGTGATTGGCTCAATTATCGGCCTGGTTTCGGCGCAAAAAGTCCCGATGACGGCTATGCCCCAAATGGTGGCGATTTTTAACGGTTTAGGCGGTGCTGCCAGTGCTTTAATTGCCATGGGCGAATATTGGCGTTTACTGCAAAGTGGTGAAAATATTGCCTTTGACTCGATACTGATCGCTATTTTGGGTATATTGATCGGTGGTGTCACTTTTACCGGTAGTGTCCTCGCTTTTGCCAAATTACAGGAATTAATCAGTGGCGCGCCCGTAACTTTTCCTTTCCAACAACCCTTTAACATTCTCTTGCTACTCACCTTTTTAGGGGGTAGTGTCTATCTCTTTTTTGATCCCACCTCGATCGATGTTTTCCTGACCTTGGTGGCACTTTCCCTAATTTTCGGGGCTTTATTCGTGCTTCCCATCGGCGGCGGCGATATGCCCGTGGTTATCTCCCTCTTAAACTCTTTTTCGGGACTTGCCGCCAGCGTGGTCGGTTTTATCCTGATGAATAGTATGCTGATCATCGCCGGTGCTTTGGTGGGTGCGTCGGGGATTATCCTGACTCAGATCATGTGTAAAGCCATGAATCGATCGCTGGCTAGTGTACTATTTGGGGCATTTGGTACAGGTGCTAGTGCCGGAGGCGAAGCGAGCGCCACTTCTAGCCTTGATAAATCGGTTCATGCTATTGATTCAGAAGAAGGGGCAATGATGCTCGGTTATGCGCGTTCTGTGGTGATTGTACCCGGTTACGGCATGGCGGTGGCCCAAGCACAACACGCAGTGCGAGAATTGGCTGAACAGTTGGAAAAAAATGGCGTTGAGGTTAAATATGCTATTCACCCCGTGGCGGGAAGAATGCCCGGTCACATGAATGTATTACTGGCCGAAGCTAATGTTCCCTATCCGCAACTCTACGATATGGATGATATTAATCCTGAGTTTGAGCGCGTCGATGTGGCCTTAATTATTGGGGCGAATGATGTGGTTAACCCCGCTGCCCGTCACGATAAAGCTAGTCCGATTTATGGAATGCCAATCCTCGACGTGGATAAGGCACAGCACACGATCGTGATTAAGCGCAGTATGCGATCGGGTTTTGCCGGGGTAGAAAACGAATTATTCTACAATCCCAAAACCTTTATGCTCTTTGGTAGCGCTCAAGATGTGGTAGCACAATTAGTATCACAAGTCAAGGATTTGTCATAA